Proteins found in one Verrucomicrobiota bacterium genomic segment:
- a CDS encoding HlyC/CorC family transporter translates to MSTELFLVAVLMVSVLATASAFFSGMETALFSLNKLYLNRWRKRDPETAAQFERLMSKPRTVLSVILLTDTAVNIPLIVLSLALANYLSTPVPNWLETLGIFGLIVVVCDLLPKLFALADPFRFVHTAVSVLPRMLPAFAPVSRALERVSLRIADLFARVPGEGSEPLGDEELLTLVELSAEEGELSDDEREMIEAIIKLGNKVVRDCMTPRVDAFTIPDTLANKEAIRELRLRRHGRVPVYGESPDEILGILDVKAFLLDPGRHYTEFLEPPSFVPETMRAVELLRAFLTHPQRLAIILDEFGGTEGVVTFNDLVEEILGDTGPRSDEALYIEDAGDGRWLASGSARLDDLSEVTSVDLVHDGIDTISGLIFNRLGYLPKPGTRVEIPPLEFEIREASRKRILEVRVQRLNSLKAGQGQ, encoded by the coding sequence ATGTCGACTGAGCTGTTTTTGGTTGCCGTGCTGATGGTATCCGTACTCGCGACGGCGTCGGCTTTCTTTTCCGGAATGGAAACGGCGCTCTTTTCCCTCAACAAGCTTTACCTGAACCGATGGCGGAAGCGGGATCCGGAAACCGCGGCGCAGTTTGAGCGGCTGATGAGCAAGCCGCGCACGGTGTTGAGCGTAATCCTGCTCACCGATACGGCGGTCAACATCCCGCTCATCGTGCTCTCCCTGGCGCTGGCCAATTACCTCTCGACCCCGGTCCCGAACTGGCTGGAGACGCTGGGCATATTCGGATTGATCGTCGTGGTTTGCGACCTGTTGCCCAAGCTTTTCGCGCTGGCGGATCCCTTTCGCTTCGTCCATACCGCCGTGTCCGTGCTCCCGAGAATGTTGCCCGCGTTTGCCCCGGTTTCGCGCGCGCTGGAGCGGGTTTCGCTGCGGATCGCGGACCTTTTCGCCCGGGTGCCGGGTGAGGGGAGCGAACCGCTCGGGGACGAGGAATTGCTCACCCTCGTTGAGCTGAGCGCGGAAGAAGGAGAGCTCAGTGATGACGAACGCGAAATGATCGAGGCGATCATCAAGCTCGGCAACAAGGTCGTCCGGGATTGCATGACGCCCCGGGTCGACGCGTTCACCATTCCGGATACGCTCGCTAATAAAGAAGCGATCCGCGAACTGCGGCTGCGCCGCCACGGCCGGGTACCGGTGTACGGCGAGAGTCCCGATGAGATCCTCGGGATTCTGGACGTCAAAGCATTTCTGCTCGATCCAGGCCGGCATTACACGGAGTTCCTTGAACCGCCGTCCTTCGTGCCGGAAACGATGCGCGCCGTCGAGTTGCTCCGGGCTTTTCTCACGCACCCGCAGCGGCTGGCCATCATTCTCGATGAGTTCGGCGGGACCGAGGGGGTGGTGACCTTTAATGATCTGGTCGAGGAGATCCTCGGCGATACGGGACCGCGTTCCGACGAGGCCCTTTACATCGAGGACGCGGGTGACGGACGCTGGCTGGCCAGCGGAAGCGCTCGCCTGGACGATTTAAGCGAAGTGACCTCGGTCGATCTGGTCCATGACGGCATCGATACGATCAGCGGCCTGATCTTCAACCGGCTTGGTTACCTGCCCAAACCGGGGACGCGCGTCGAGATTCCACCCCTCGAATTTGAGATTCGGGAAGCCAGCCGCAAACGCATCCTTGAAGTCAGGGTCCAACGCTTGAACAGCCTGAAAGCCGGGCAGGGACAATGA
- a CDS encoding DUF309 domain-containing protein, whose translation MASNREPDGRKKGDRVRILLQNLSGPVNPEQDPLYLGYFWLFNERKYYEAHDILEHLWLNTSGVSHRYFKGLIQFAGAFVHLKKHYERPDHPVDKRRLAPAWRLFRLAQTNLRPYAPAYLGFDVRAALSLAQTYRTLLEVSQFQENPWDPKHPPQLEPPAQVRR comes from the coding sequence ATGGCGTCGAACCGAGAACCAGACGGAAGGAAAAAAGGGGACCGGGTACGGATTCTCCTGCAGAACCTCAGCGGGCCGGTAAACCCGGAACAGGACCCATTGTACCTTGGCTACTTCTGGTTGTTTAATGAGCGAAAGTACTACGAGGCGCACGACATCCTCGAGCACCTGTGGCTCAATACCTCCGGCGTTTCCCACCGTTATTTCAAGGGATTAATCCAGTTTGCGGGTGCGTTTGTGCACTTGAAAAAGCATTATGAACGGCCGGATCACCCCGTCGACAAACGCCGGCTTGCCCCTGCCTGGCGCCTTTTTCGCCTTGCCCAGACGAATCTGCGGCCATACGCACCGGCTTACCTCGGATTCGACGTGCGTGCGGCGCTGAGTCTGGCTCAGACCTACAGGACGCTGCTGGAAGTTTCACAATTCCAGGAGAATCCCTGGGATCCGAAGCATCCGCCCCAGCTCGAGCCTCCCGCCCAGGTCCGGCGGTGA
- a CDS encoding D-alanyl-D-alanine carboxypeptidase, with the protein MRKFFKLSFLAAVLTLVAVPARAQMAVAAYVLEDHATGYILESYKGDQKRPIASLTKIATTKIVLDWAQRTNTDLSQQVIVPVQAMGPGLTSPVGLVPNDLASYRDLIYAALLQSDNIAASTLAFYVGSALRAQGGPELRDLAAIDAFVAQMNALARELGMERTLFVNPHGLEPPRGLQPYSTALDLGKLTIYAMRDAAFRFYVSQRERKVAVTRNGQVLQFVLRNTNELVGTAGVDGVKTGTTAKAGNCLILSSQHDPEVKQQGATTLVTPRRVNVVVLSAADRFGTGSQLLARAWLLYDQWAAAGRPAAQPSPR; encoded by the coding sequence ATGCGCAAATTTTTCAAGCTCTCGTTCCTGGCCGCGGTTCTCACTCTGGTTGCGGTGCCTGCGCGCGCCCAAATGGCGGTTGCGGCGTACGTCCTGGAGGACCATGCAACCGGTTACATCCTCGAATCGTACAAAGGCGACCAAAAACGTCCGATCGCCAGTTTGACCAAGATTGCCACCACGAAGATCGTCCTGGACTGGGCGCAGCGGACCAATACCGATCTTTCCCAGCAGGTGATTGTGCCCGTTCAGGCCATGGGTCCGGGCCTGACGAGCCCCGTCGGGCTGGTGCCGAACGATCTGGCGAGCTACCGCGACCTGATCTACGCGGCGTTGCTGCAGTCCGACAACATTGCCGCATCGACCCTCGCTTTCTATGTGGGTTCAGCCCTGCGCGCGCAGGGGGGCCCGGAACTGCGGGATCTGGCCGCCATCGACGCCTTTGTGGCCCAGATGAACGCCTTGGCCCGGGAACTCGGCATGGAGCGCACGCTCTTCGTAAATCCTCACGGGCTGGAGCCGCCGCGGGGCTTGCAACCTTATTCAACGGCGCTCGATCTGGGCAAGCTTACCATCTACGCCATGCGTGATGCGGCCTTCCGTTTCTACGTCTCCCAGCGGGAGCGTAAGGTTGCAGTCACCCGTAACGGGCAGGTTCTGCAATTCGTGTTGCGCAACACCAATGAGCTTGTCGGGACGGCCGGGGTGGACGGGGTCAAAACCGGGACCACGGCCAAAGCGGGCAACTGCCTGATTTTATCCTCGCAACACGATCCCGAGGTCAAGCAGCAGGGTGCCACCACGCTGGTAACGCCACGCCGGGTAAACGTCGTTGTCCTGAGTGCCGCAGACCGGTTCGGGACGGGTAGCCAGCTCCTCGCGCGCGCATGGTTGTTGTACGACCAATGGGCGGCGGCGGGCCGCCCGGCGGCCCAGCCCTCTCCGCGTTAA
- a CDS encoding Lrp/AsnC family transcriptional regulator, which produces MDPLLELLHQNAKLSREDLGRMLKLSPAEIDERIHRYEADGWILGYQAVIDPEKVDADAVTAFIEVSITPERGGGFDRLAERIARFDEVKTCWLMSGGYDLAVMVEGDNLREIARFVSEKLSTVEGVISTATRFRLKTYKQNGMLLSRGERAERLAVAP; this is translated from the coding sequence ATGGATCCTCTGCTCGAATTGCTGCACCAAAACGCGAAGCTAAGTCGCGAAGATCTCGGTCGAATGTTGAAGTTGTCGCCCGCCGAGATCGACGAACGGATCCACCGTTACGAGGCTGACGGCTGGATTCTGGGCTACCAGGCCGTGATCGATCCCGAGAAGGTGGATGCCGATGCCGTCACCGCTTTCATCGAAGTGAGCATCACTCCGGAACGCGGCGGCGGTTTCGATCGTCTCGCGGAACGCATCGCAAGGTTTGATGAGGTCAAGACCTGCTGGCTCATGAGCGGTGGCTACGATCTGGCCGTCATGGTCGAGGGGGATAACCTGCGTGAGATTGCCCGGTTTGTCTCGGAGAAATTAAGCACGGTTGAAGGCGTGATCTCGACCGCCACGCGGTTCCGGCTCAAAACGTACAAGCAGAACGGAATGCTGCTCAGCCGCGGGGAACGCGCGGAACGTCTGGCGGTTGCACCCTGA
- a CDS encoding aminotransferase class I/II-fold pyridoxal phosphate-dependent enzyme, translated as MNTALDPARFVAEHVKNIPRSGIRDFFEIVQSMSDVISLGIGEPDYVTPWRIREAAIFALEKGRTGYTSNLGLPRLRQVISRYLERRYDLCYQPDAEILVSVGVSEALDVALRATLNRGDEVIYHEPSYVSYRPSIALAGATAVPVQTRAEDAFRLRGEALRASLTPRTKALLLSFPTNPTGGVLERDDLAAIAEVCTEHDLLVFADEIYCELVYDGVQHVSIASLPGMRDRTVVLNGCSKSYAMTGFRVGYACAPSALIEAMMKVHQYAIMCATSISQEAAIEALENCDREVAAMRDDYERRRNYVVGRLNAMGLPCHAPKGTFYVFPEIAPTGLSSRDFSLQLLKKHKVAVVPGMAFGTSGEGFVRCCFATGLDQLREAMDRMERFVQDARA; from the coding sequence ATGAATACCGCTCTTGATCCCGCGCGTTTTGTTGCCGAGCACGTTAAAAACATCCCTCGCTCGGGTATCCGCGATTTTTTTGAGATCGTCCAGTCGATGTCTGATGTCATTTCGCTCGGCATCGGCGAACCGGATTACGTCACCCCGTGGCGGATCCGTGAGGCTGCAATCTTTGCATTGGAGAAAGGCAGGACCGGTTACACCTCCAACCTTGGGTTGCCGCGACTGCGCCAGGTGATTTCACGCTACCTGGAACGTCGCTACGATCTTTGCTACCAGCCGGACGCTGAAATCCTCGTCTCGGTGGGTGTGTCGGAGGCCCTCGATGTGGCGCTGCGCGCCACGCTGAACCGCGGCGATGAGGTCATTTACCACGAGCCAAGTTACGTTTCGTACCGTCCGAGCATCGCGCTGGCAGGGGCCACGGCCGTCCCCGTGCAGACGCGGGCGGAAGACGCGTTTCGTCTGCGCGGGGAGGCGTTGCGGGCCAGCCTTACCCCCCGGACCAAAGCGCTGCTGCTGAGTTTTCCGACCAATCCAACCGGCGGCGTGCTCGAGCGCGACGACCTGGCGGCGATTGCGGAAGTTTGTACCGAGCATGACCTCCTGGTTTTTGCCGACGAGATCTATTGCGAACTCGTCTACGACGGGGTTCAACACGTCTCAATCGCATCCTTGCCGGGCATGCGGGATCGCACGGTGGTTCTCAACGGCTGCTCCAAATCGTATGCCATGACCGGGTTCCGCGTTGGGTATGCGTGCGCGCCCAGCGCGCTCATCGAGGCGATGATGAAAGTGCACCAGTACGCGATCATGTGCGCGACCAGTATTTCGCAGGAGGCGGCCATTGAAGCGCTTGAGAATTGCGACCGCGAAGTCGCCGCAATGCGGGACGATTACGAGCGGCGCCGCAATTATGTGGTCGGCCGGCTGAATGCCATGGGATTGCCGTGCCACGCCCCGAAGGGCACATTTTATGTCTTTCCTGAAATTGCGCCCACCGGACTGAGCAGCCGCGACTTTTCGTTGCAACTGTTGAAGAAGCACAAGGTGGCCGTGGTTCCCGGTATGGCTTTCGGTACCAGCGGGGAAGGATTTGTGCGGTGCTGCTTCGCGACCGGGCTCGACCAGCTGCGCGAGGCGATGGACCGGATGGAGAGGTTCGTCCAAGACGCCCGCGCCTGA
- a CDS encoding nucleotidyltransferase family protein has translation MDPVPDPITRAVILAAGRGTRMRELTHEVPKPMVRVAGRPVLEHIVTGLASAGINQILVVVGYRKEVITDYFGNGSPFRVRIDYVEQVTQDGTGRVVALARAFAGSAPFLLSYGDILVNASFYPQLLQLDDAEMLLSVRRSTDVSKGGAVYLNGAMELTDLKEKPKPGEAATPWYNAGIYTFRESIFAYVARLQPSPRGEYELTDAIRSIAQAGRKVRAIEVTGDWVDVRDPEVLAELNRRHAQGRREPP, from the coding sequence ATGGACCCAGTCCCTGACCCTATCACCCGTGCAGTCATCCTGGCCGCCGGACGAGGCACGCGCATGCGGGAACTCACTCACGAGGTGCCGAAACCGATGGTGCGCGTGGCCGGTCGGCCGGTCCTCGAGCACATCGTGACCGGCCTCGCCTCAGCCGGGATCAACCAGATCCTGGTGGTGGTCGGCTATCGCAAGGAGGTCATCACGGACTATTTCGGCAACGGGTCGCCGTTCCGGGTCCGCATTGATTACGTCGAGCAGGTGACCCAGGATGGCACCGGCCGGGTGGTGGCGCTGGCGCGCGCGTTCGCCGGAAGCGCGCCGTTTCTGCTGAGCTACGGCGATATCCTCGTCAATGCCTCATTTTACCCGCAGCTGCTCCAACTCGATGATGCCGAGATGCTGCTGTCGGTGCGCCGGTCGACCGATGTTTCCAAGGGCGGAGCGGTCTACCTCAATGGCGCGATGGAGCTTACCGACCTGAAGGAGAAACCTAAACCGGGAGAAGCGGCCACGCCGTGGTATAACGCCGGGATCTATACCTTTCGGGAAAGCATTTTCGCCTACGTGGCCCGACTGCAGCCCAGCCCCCGCGGCGAATACGAGCTTACCGACGCCATTCGCTCAATCGCACAGGCCGGCCGGAAGGTCCGGGCCATTGAGGTGACCGGTGACTGGGTGGACGTGCGCGACCCGGAAGTACTGGCCGAGTTGAATCGACGGCACGCGCAGGGCCGCCGCGAGCCGCCCTGA
- a CDS encoding CAAX prenyl protease-related protein, giving the protein MPTSIAVERRSSAHPFVVPFGIFAAFLILNQLLETAWPDARFLVYPLQTLVCGYALWHYRLAYGPLRARGLGFGAITGVLVLCFWVAPQLFGFAPPRTGGFNPERLAAFPGLYALTLAVRFLRLVIVVPILEEVFWRACVLRILIRPDLSSVPFGAFSWSSCLATAGLFAIEHQPPDWPAGFLAGLLYNAVAYRTRNLGACIFGHALTNLGLGIYICATRQWGFW; this is encoded by the coding sequence ATGCCGACCTCAATCGCCGTCGAGCGGCGTTCCTCAGCCCACCCTTTCGTCGTTCCGTTCGGGATCTTTGCGGCGTTCCTCATCCTGAACCAACTCCTCGAGACCGCCTGGCCCGACGCAAGATTTCTGGTTTACCCCCTGCAGACCCTCGTCTGCGGCTATGCCTTGTGGCATTACCGCCTGGCCTACGGACCGCTTCGGGCCCGCGGCCTGGGGTTCGGGGCCATCACCGGTGTTCTCGTTCTCTGCTTCTGGGTGGCGCCCCAGCTCTTCGGCTTTGCGCCGCCCCGCACCGGCGGGTTTAATCCTGAGCGCCTGGCCGCCTTTCCCGGTCTTTATGCTCTGACGCTGGCAGTCCGCTTCTTGCGGCTGGTCATCGTGGTGCCGATTCTGGAGGAAGTCTTCTGGCGGGCGTGCGTCCTGCGCATCCTGATCCGGCCGGATCTTTCGAGTGTTCCATTCGGCGCTTTCAGCTGGAGCAGTTGCCTGGCAACGGCGGGCCTGTTCGCCATTGAACATCAACCACCCGATTGGCCGGCCGGCTTTCTGGCCGGCCTGTTGTACAACGCCGTCGCTTACCGGACCCGGAACCTGGGCGCTTGCATCTTTGGCCACGCGCTGACCAACCTGGGCCTGGGCATTTACATCTGCGCTACCCGCCAGTGGGGCTTCTGGTGA
- a CDS encoding polyprenyl synthetase family protein: MKEYLFARQKMVDAALDRFLPKASVKPATIHKAMRYSVFAGGKRLRPILCLAAAECCGGDPAEALPLACAVECIHTYSLIHDDLPCMDDDDFRRGMPTSHKVFGEGIAVLAGDALLTYAFELASQVPGWPRYSPRDVIRELAVASGSRHLIAGQVIDLESEGKKVPLPLLKFIHESKTAALLRCSLRLGAMSANAGPARLQRLSDFGQALGLAFQVIDDILDVTQTTEKLGKSAGKDLASEKATYPALVGLDKSRRTARQLTEQAREALKPIGKPAADLLALADHLLQRDF, encoded by the coding sequence ATGAAAGAATACCTTTTTGCCCGGCAGAAAATGGTCGATGCGGCTCTCGACCGTTTCCTGCCCAAGGCCAGCGTGAAGCCTGCAACCATTCACAAGGCCATGCGCTACAGCGTGTTTGCCGGAGGCAAACGCCTGCGTCCGATCCTTTGCCTCGCGGCCGCGGAATGTTGCGGCGGCGATCCGGCGGAAGCGTTGCCCCTGGCTTGCGCGGTGGAATGCATCCACACCTATTCTTTGATTCATGATGACCTGCCCTGCATGGACGACGACGATTTCCGTCGCGGCATGCCGACGTCCCACAAGGTTTTCGGAGAGGGCATCGCCGTATTGGCGGGAGACGCCCTGCTTACGTATGCGTTCGAACTTGCTTCCCAGGTGCCGGGGTGGCCCCGGTACTCGCCTCGTGACGTGATCCGGGAACTGGCCGTCGCGAGCGGGAGCCGCCACCTGATTGCCGGCCAGGTGATTGATCTGGAGAGCGAAGGCAAGAAGGTTCCTTTGCCGTTGCTGAAGTTCATCCACGAGTCCAAGACCGCCGCGCTTCTCCGTTGTTCCCTGCGGCTGGGGGCCATGAGCGCCAACGCGGGCCCGGCCAGGCTCCAGCGTTTATCGGATTTCGGCCAGGCTTTGGGCCTCGCCTTCCAGGTGATCGACGACATCCTGGATGTAACCCAGACCACGGAAAAGCTCGGAAAGAGCGCCGGCAAGGATCTTGCCTCTGAAAAGGCCACTTACCCCGCCCTGGTTGGGCTCGACAAATCGCGCCGGACCGCACGGCAACTGACCGAACAAGCGCGCGAGGCGCTCAAACCGATCGGCAAACCGGCCGCCGACCTCCTTGCGCTGGCCGATCACCTGCTCCAGCGGGATTTCTGA
- the rplU gene encoding 50S ribosomal protein L21, whose protein sequence is MAYAIIRTGSKQYRVSPGDTIAVEKLPAESGAKVTFSEVVLHVEGTEVRTGTPFLNGAKVTGEVLEQFKDKKVIAYKFKRRKGYHRTVGHRRRLTRVRIESIEL, encoded by the coding sequence ATGGCGTACGCAATCATTCGAACAGGGAGTAAACAATACCGGGTCAGCCCTGGCGATACCATCGCGGTGGAAAAGCTGCCGGCCGAATCCGGTGCCAAGGTAACCTTTAGCGAAGTGGTGTTGCACGTCGAAGGCACGGAGGTCAGGACCGGTACCCCGTTCCTGAACGGGGCAAAGGTCACCGGTGAGGTTTTGGAACAGTTCAAGGACAAAAAGGTGATTGCATACAAGTTCAAACGGCGGAAAGGTTACCACCGTACCGTGGGCCACCGCCGCCGGTTGACGCGCGTGCGGATCGAGTCGATCGAACTTTAG
- the rpmA gene encoding 50S ribosomal protein L27: protein MAHKKGQGSVKNGRDSASKRLGVKKFGSEQVVAGNIIIRQRGTKFLPGKNVGLGRDYTIYALVDGIVRFDREGRRVNVDPVAEALVSSQS, encoded by the coding sequence ATGGCGCATAAGAAAGGCCAGGGCAGCGTCAAGAACGGGCGTGACAGTGCCAGCAAACGTCTTGGTGTGAAGAAATTTGGCAGTGAGCAGGTTGTTGCGGGTAACATCATTATCCGCCAACGGGGCACCAAGTTCTTGCCGGGTAAAAACGTGGGGTTGGGGCGCGACTACACAATCTACGCTTTGGTGGACGGCATCGTACGGTTTGACCGTGAAGGTCGCCGCGTGAATGTCGATCCCGTAGCGGAGGCGCTAGTGAGCTCGCAAAGTTGA
- a CDS encoding tRNA (cytidine(34)-2'-O)-methyltransferase → MFNVVLVEPEIPPNTGSVARLCLATGSTLHLVRPLGFSTDDRYLRRAGMDYWTQVRLYYWESLAQFLDETASAPGRYFLTTKATRRYWETRYRPEDFLVFGRETKGLPETLLQAQPDHCFRIPMRPEARSLNLATAVAIVLFEAVRQTQTCDF, encoded by the coding sequence ATGTTTAACGTCGTCCTTGTCGAACCTGAAATACCGCCTAACACGGGCAGCGTGGCCCGGCTTTGCCTGGCCACGGGCAGCACGCTTCACCTTGTGAGGCCGCTCGGTTTTTCCACAGACGATCGTTACCTGCGCCGGGCCGGCATGGATTACTGGACGCAGGTCCGGCTGTATTACTGGGAATCGCTCGCGCAGTTCCTTGACGAAACCGCGTCGGCCCCGGGGCGTTACTTTCTCACGACCAAGGCAACCCGCCGGTACTGGGAGACCCGTTACCGGCCCGAGGATTTCCTGGTGTTCGGCCGGGAAACGAAAGGCTTGCCCGAGACACTCTTGCAAGCGCAACCGGACCATTGTTTCAGGATCCCGATGCGGCCGGAAGCACGGAGCTTGAATCTGGCGACCGCGGTCGCCATCGTACTGTTTGAAGCCGTCAGGCAAACCCAAACCTGTGATTTCTGA
- a CDS encoding ABC transporter ATP-binding protein, producing the protein MSEPQLVARDLRRSFRIGSRRIEVLRGISLTAMRGEVIFLCGASGAGKTTLLYSLAGLERPEAGEVHFEGKPLYRNSFEDARLRNRKMGFVFQSYFLLPELTALENVRLPSLIRSRSQDNLAASYLERVGLADRMHHLPSEMSGGEQQRVAIARALVNDPAILFADEPTGNLDSASGRAVMELLLELAREKQRTLLVVTHDRQLAGLGDRQIFIRDGLLVHQPAAPVLSTSSS; encoded by the coding sequence ATTTCTGAACCTCAACTTGTCGCGCGCGATCTGCGCCGTTCGTTTCGGATCGGTTCGCGCCGGATCGAGGTGCTGCGAGGCATCAGCCTGACGGCCATGCGCGGTGAAGTCATTTTCCTGTGCGGCGCCTCGGGGGCAGGCAAAACAACCCTGCTGTACTCGCTGGCTGGCCTGGAGCGGCCGGAAGCCGGGGAAGTCCACTTCGAAGGCAAGCCGCTCTACCGCAATTCCTTTGAGGACGCCAGGTTGCGCAACCGCAAGATGGGCTTTGTCTTTCAAAGCTACTTTCTGCTGCCCGAGTTAACGGCCCTTGAGAACGTCCGGCTGCCATCCCTGATCCGGAGCCGCTCGCAGGACAACCTGGCCGCGTCCTACCTGGAGCGGGTGGGCCTGGCGGACCGGATGCATCACCTGCCGAGCGAGATGTCCGGCGGCGAACAGCAGCGGGTCGCAATCGCACGAGCCCTGGTGAACGATCCTGCCATCCTCTTTGCCGACGAACCGACGGGCAACCTGGACTCGGCCAGCGGCCGGGCCGTCATGGAGCTGCTCCTGGAACTGGCGCGGGAAAAACAGCGCACCCTTTTGGTCGTAACCCACGACCGGCAACTCGCCGGTCTGGGAGACCGGCAGATTTTTATCCGCGACGGCCTCCTGGTCCACCAACCCGCCGCACCCGTCCTCTCAACCTCATCGTCCTGA
- the ilvE gene encoding branched-chain-amino-acid transaminase codes for MNLKIYLDGSFYDQAEAKISVFDHGLLYGDGVFEGIRFYHGRVFRLEEHMERLYDSARAIALQIPISAGEMIAATLETVRQNNLHDGYIRLIVTRGVGSLGLSPDSCRRASVIIIAASIALYPEELYENGLTMITCATRRISPAALSPRIKSLNYLNNVMAKIEAQHAGAAEGVMLNDQGYVGECTGDNLFIVKHGQIWTPPLNAGLLNGITRTVVFELARELNLPIGERELTVYDLYTADECFLTGTAAEVIPAVELDRRPIGNGRPGPITLRLIAGFRDLTRSSGTPIYV; via the coding sequence ATGAACCTCAAAATTTATCTCGACGGAAGCTTCTATGACCAGGCGGAAGCAAAGATTTCCGTTTTCGATCACGGCCTGCTTTACGGCGATGGCGTCTTCGAGGGGATCAGGTTCTATCATGGCCGGGTATTTCGCCTGGAGGAACACATGGAGCGTTTGTACGACTCAGCGCGAGCGATTGCCCTGCAGATACCGATTTCAGCCGGCGAGATGATCGCGGCCACGCTTGAAACGGTGCGCCAGAACAACCTGCACGACGGGTACATCCGCCTGATCGTCACCCGCGGCGTCGGTTCCCTTGGTCTCAGCCCGGACAGTTGCCGTCGGGCCAGCGTCATTATCATCGCCGCGTCGATCGCCCTTTATCCCGAGGAACTGTACGAAAACGGCCTGACGATGATCACGTGCGCGACCCGGCGCATTTCGCCCGCGGCGTTGAGCCCGCGAATCAAAAGCCTGAACTACCTTAACAATGTCATGGCCAAAATCGAAGCGCAGCACGCAGGCGCGGCTGAAGGGGTCATGCTGAACGATCAGGGGTACGTGGGGGAGTGTACCGGTGATAACCTGTTTATCGTCAAACACGGCCAAATCTGGACGCCCCCCCTTAACGCAGGCCTGCTGAACGGGATCACGCGCACCGTGGTCTTTGAACTTGCCCGAGAATTAAACCTGCCCATCGGCGAACGTGAACTCACCGTTTACGACCTTTACACCGCGGACGAATGTTTCCTGACCGGTACGGCCGCCGAGGTCATTCCCGCCGTGGAACTGGATCGCCGTCCCATCGGTAACGGCCGTCCCGGACCCATTACCTTACGCCTGATTGCGGGCTTCCGTGATTTGACACGTTCCTCGGGCACCCCGATTTATGTTTGA
- a CDS encoding UvrB/UvrC motif-containing protein, with translation MTCDVCKTNTATVYLTQIVDGNMKKINLCESCSKEKGVSDPTGFALADLLLGLGESQQVEPAPAAEQCPVCGFTQADLKKTGRLGCSECYRTFSEGLASLIKAMHKGTRHTGKIPARLYRNLARSDRLHELRQNLQEAVLKEDYESAASIRDEIRQLEMET, from the coding sequence ATGACGTGTGATGTTTGTAAAACCAACACCGCCACGGTTTACCTGACGCAGATCGTCGACGGGAACATGAAAAAGATTAATCTCTGTGAATCGTGTTCCAAAGAAAAGGGCGTGTCAGATCCGACCGGCTTCGCGCTTGCCGACCTGTTGCTTGGCCTCGGCGAATCTCAGCAGGTGGAGCCGGCACCGGCCGCCGAACAGTGCCCGGTCTGCGGGTTCACTCAGGCTGACCTGAAAAAGACGGGTCGTCTCGGCTGCAGCGAGTGTTACCGGACGTTTTCCGAAGGGCTCGCCTCTCTGATCAAGGCGATGCACAAGGGCACACGACACACCGGCAAGATTCCGGCTCGTCTTTACCGCAACCTCGCCCGTTCTGACCGGTTACACGAACTTCGGCAGAACCTGCAGGAAGCGGTTCTCAAGGAAGATTACGAATCGGCGGCGTCGATCCGAGACGAAATCCGCCAATTGGAAATGGAGACATGA